The following coding sequences are from one Vulpes vulpes isolate BD-2025 chromosome 12, VulVul3, whole genome shotgun sequence window:
- the LOC112910303 gene encoding ORM1-like protein 1 has translation MNIGVAHSEVNPNTRIMIRRGLWLTYALGVGLLYIILLSIPFFGVPVAWTLTNVIPNLGMYVFLHAVKGTPFETPDQGKARLLTHWEQLDYGVQFTSSRKFFTISPIILYFLASFYTKYDPTHFILNTASLQSVLIPKMPQLHGDRAFGINKY, from the exons ATGAATATTGGAGTTGCTCACAGTGAGGTGAATCCAAATACTCGTATAATGATCAGACGAGGTTTGTGGCTGACATATGCATTAGGAGTTGGCTTGCTTTATATTATCCTACTCAGTATTCCATTCTTCGGTGTTCCTGTTGCTTGGACCTTAACGAATGTTATCCCTAATCTGGGGATGTATGTATTTTTGCATGCAGTAAAAGGAACACCTTTTGAAACTCCTGACCAGGGTAAAGCAAGGCTTTTAACTCATTGGGAACAATTGGACTATGGAGTACAGTTTACATCTTCACGGAAGTTTTTTACAATTTCTCCAATAATTCT atATTTTCTGGCAAGTTTCTATACGAAGTATGATCCAACTCACTTCATCCTAAACACAGCTTCTCTCCAGAGTGTGCTAATTCCTAAAATGCCACAGCTACATGGTGATCGGGCCTTTGGAATTAATAAGTATTGA